A DNA window from Streptococcus mutans contains the following coding sequences:
- a CDS encoding aldo/keto reductase, with product MEAYTLINGVHIPKIGFGTWKLADGDEAYKSVSYALEVGYRHVDTAQYYGNEVSVGRAIADSPIKREELFITTKIWNDKHSYDEAKQSVEESLAKLKLNYLDLLLIHWPNPKALRENDAWKTRNANVWRAMEDLYQAGKVRAIGVSNFMIHHLEPLLEVATVKPMVNQVLLAPGCSQEDLVAFCRQNEMILEAYSPLGTGSIFDNQTAQDLANKYNKTVAQIALRWSLQKGFLPLPKSATPKNILSNLAIFDFDLTEDDILKLDKIENVKSQGNPDETAF from the coding sequence ATGGAAGCGTACACTTTAATAAACGGCGTTCATATTCCTAAAATTGGTTTTGGAACTTGGAAATTGGCTGATGGGGATGAAGCTTATAAAAGCGTTAGTTATGCTCTTGAGGTTGGCTATAGACATGTTGATACAGCGCAGTATTATGGTAATGAAGTGAGTGTTGGCCGTGCCATTGCTGATAGTCCTATAAAGAGAGAAGAGCTTTTTATAACAACTAAAATTTGGAATGATAAGCATAGCTACGATGAGGCAAAACAATCTGTTGAAGAATCTCTCGCTAAGTTAAAACTTAATTATCTGGATTTGTTGCTTATTCATTGGCCTAATCCTAAAGCCTTGCGTGAAAATGATGCATGGAAGACAAGAAATGCTAATGTTTGGCGGGCAATGGAAGATTTATATCAGGCAGGGAAAGTCCGTGCTATCGGTGTCTCTAATTTTATGATTCATCATTTGGAGCCTTTGCTGGAAGTGGCTACTGTCAAGCCAATGGTCAATCAGGTTCTCTTGGCTCCCGGTTGTTCACAGGAGGATCTGGTTGCTTTCTGCAGACAAAATGAGATGATCTTGGAAGCTTACAGTCCTCTAGGCACAGGAAGTATTTTCGATAATCAAACAGCTCAAGATTTAGCTAATAAGTATAATAAAACAGTAGCGCAAATTGCTTTACGTTGGTCATTGCAAAAGGGATTCTTACCCCTGCCTAAATCAGCAACACCTAAGAATATCCTATCGAATCTTGCTATTTTTGATTTTGATTTGACTGAAGACGATATCTTAAAGCTTGATAAAATTGAAAATGTCAAATCACAGGGCAATCCTGATGAAACTGCCTTTTAA
- the thiI gene encoding tRNA uracil 4-sulfurtransferase ThiI: MQYSEIMVRYGELSTKGKNRMRFINQLKRNMKHVLSIYPEVSIRADRDRAHIYLNGANYVPVAESLKQIFGIQAFSPSYKVEKSVPALEKAVQAIMMELHHEGLTFKISSKRSDHQFELDSRELNQVLGSAVFAVLPDIKAQMNHPNVNLKVEIREEAAYLSYENIKGAGGLPVGTAGKGMLMLSGGIDSPVAGYLALKRGVNIEAVHFASPPYTSPGALKKAQDLTRKLTKFGGNIQFIEVPFTEIQEEIKAKAPEAYLMTLTRRFMMRIADRIREERSGLVIINGESLGQVASQTLESMQAINAVTTTPVIRPVVTMDKLEIIDIAEKIDTFAISIQPFEDCCTIFAPDRPKTNPKIKNVEQYEARLDVEGLVARAVAGINITEITPQEESQDEVDVLIEDLL, encoded by the coding sequence ATGCAGTATTCAGAAATTATGGTGCGTTATGGTGAATTGTCAACGAAAGGTAAAAATCGTATGCGTTTTATCAATCAATTGAAACGCAATATGAAACATGTTTTGTCCATTTATCCTGAAGTCAGTATTCGTGCGGATCGTGATCGTGCCCATATCTATCTTAATGGAGCAAACTATGTTCCTGTAGCAGAATCCCTTAAACAAATTTTTGGGATTCAAGCCTTCTCTCCCTCCTATAAGGTTGAAAAAAGTGTCCCTGCTTTAGAGAAGGCTGTTCAAGCAATTATGATGGAACTTCATCATGAAGGTTTGACATTTAAAATTTCCAGCAAAAGAAGTGATCATCAGTTTGAATTAGACAGTCGTGAACTTAATCAGGTTTTGGGCAGTGCAGTTTTTGCCGTTTTGCCTGATATCAAAGCGCAGATGAATCATCCAAATGTCAATTTGAAAGTAGAGATTCGTGAGGAAGCAGCTTATCTTTCTTATGAAAATATTAAAGGAGCGGGTGGTTTGCCTGTTGGTACAGCAGGTAAGGGTATGCTGATGCTGTCAGGAGGAATTGATTCACCAGTGGCGGGCTATCTTGCTCTAAAAAGAGGCGTTAATATTGAAGCAGTTCATTTTGCCAGTCCGCCTTATACTAGCCCCGGTGCTCTGAAAAAAGCACAGGATTTGACACGTAAATTGACTAAATTTGGCGGCAATATTCAATTTATTGAAGTGCCTTTTACAGAGATTCAGGAAGAAATTAAGGCAAAAGCTCCTGAAGCCTATCTAATGACCTTAACTCGGCGTTTCATGATGCGAATTGCCGATCGGATTCGAGAAGAGCGCAGTGGTTTAGTTATTATCAATGGTGAGAGTCTGGGACAGGTTGCCAGTCAGACATTAGAGTCTATGCAAGCTATCAATGCTGTTACGACAACACCTGTTATTCGACCTGTGGTCACCATGGATAAATTGGAAATTATTGATATTGCTGAGAAGATTGATACTTTTGCTATTTCGATTCAGCCTTTTGAAGATTGTTGTACTATTTTTGCACCGGATCGGCCTAAAACCAATCCTAAAATTAAGAATGTGGAGCAGTATGAAGCGAGGTTAGATGTTGAAGGTTTGGTTGCGCGTGCTGTAGCGGGCATCAACATTACAGAAATAACACCGCAGGAAGAAAGTCAGGATGAAGTTGATGTCTTAATCGAAGATTTATTGTAA
- a CDS encoding cysteine desulfurase family protein: MIYFDNSATTLPYPEAIKTYEEVATKIFGNPSSLHQLGSQSSRILQASRQQIAELLGKRTDEVFFTSGGTEGDNWVIKGLAFEKQRYGKHIIVSDIEHPAVKESAKWLQTQGFEVDFAPVDKKGFVKVDVLAKLLRPDTILVSIMAVNNEIGSVQPIKAISKLLADKASISFHVDAVQAIGKIATDDYLTDRVDFATFSGHKFHSVRGVGFIYKKAGKKISPLLNGGGQEAGFRSTTENVAGIAAMAKALRIVLDKAKIGQKQLLAMKRILFDSLSHYDDVILFSEMEYFAPNILTFGIKGVRGEVLVHAFEEHDIYISTTSACSSKAGKPAGTLISMGISSKLAQTAVRLSLDENNDMSQVEQFLTIFKQIYEKTKKVR, translated from the coding sequence ATGATTTATTTTGATAATTCAGCAACAACACTTCCTTATCCGGAAGCAATCAAAACCTATGAAGAAGTGGCAACTAAAATTTTTGGCAATCCTTCTAGCTTGCATCAATTAGGTAGTCAGTCAAGCAGGATTTTGCAGGCATCTCGTCAGCAAATTGCAGAGCTTTTAGGAAAAAGGACAGATGAAGTCTTTTTTACTTCAGGCGGTACAGAAGGAGATAACTGGGTCATTAAAGGTCTGGCCTTTGAAAAGCAGCGTTACGGTAAACATATTATTGTATCTGACATTGAACATCCAGCAGTGAAAGAATCTGCTAAATGGTTGCAAACTCAGGGCTTTGAGGTTGATTTTGCCCCTGTTGACAAAAAGGGTTTTGTCAAAGTTGATGTCTTGGCAAAACTATTGCGACCTGATACTATTTTAGTTTCTATCATGGCTGTTAATAATGAGATTGGTTCTGTTCAACCGATTAAAGCAATTTCAAAGCTTTTAGCTGATAAGGCTAGTATTTCTTTTCATGTAGATGCTGTACAGGCAATTGGCAAGATAGCAACGGATGATTACTTGACTGATCGTGTTGACTTTGCGACTTTTTCTGGTCATAAATTTCATTCTGTTCGTGGTGTTGGCTTTATTTATAAGAAAGCGGGGAAGAAGATTTCTCCTCTTTTGAACGGTGGCGGACAAGAAGCTGGCTTTCGAAGCACCACCGAAAATGTAGCGGGGATTGCGGCAATGGCCAAAGCCTTGAGAATTGTTCTTGATAAAGCCAAAATAGGACAAAAACAACTGTTGGCTATGAAGAGAATTCTTTTTGATAGCCTATCGCATTATGATGATGTTATTCTTTTTTCAGAAATGGAATATTTTGCTCCCAATATTTTAACTTTTGGTATCAAAGGAGTGCGTGGTGAGGTATTGGTTCATGCCTTTGAAGAACATGATATTTACATTTCAACGACATCAGCTTGTTCCTCCAAGGCTGGTAAACCTGCGGGCACCCTCATTTCAATGGGAATTTCCAGCAAGCTTGCTCAAACAGCCGTTCGCCTTAGTCTTGATGAAAATAATGACATGAGTCAGGTGGAGCAATTTTTAACCATTTTCAAACAAATTTATGAAAAAACAAAAAAAGTAAGGTAA
- the gorA gene encoding glutathione-disulfide reductase codes for MTKQYDYIVIGGGSGGIASANRAAMHGAKVILFEGKQVGGTCVNVGCVPKKVMWYGAQVAETINNYAADYGFDVTTQAFHFDVLKQNRQAYIDRIHDSYERGFDSNGVERVYGYATFVDAHTVEVAGEHYTAPHILIATGGHALLPDIPGSEYGITSDGFFELDAIPKRTAVVGAGYIAVEISGILHALGSETHLFVRRDRPLRKFDKEIVGTLVDEMKKDGPHLHTFSVPKEVIKNTDNSLTLILENGEEYTVDTLIWAIGRAANTKGFNLEVTGVTLDSRGFIATDAFENTNVEGLYALGDVNGKLELTPVAVKAGRQLSERLFNHKPQAKMDYKDVATVIFSHPVIGSIGLSEEAALDQYGEENVTVYRSTFTSMYTAVTSHRQACKMKLVTVGEDEKIVGLHGIGYGVDEMIQGFAVAIKMGATKADFDNTVAIHPTGSEEFVTMR; via the coding sequence ATGACTAAACAATATGATTATATCGTTATTGGTGGTGGTTCAGGCGGGATTGCCTCTGCTAACCGCGCGGCTATGCATGGGGCTAAGGTGATTCTGTTTGAAGGCAAGCAAGTCGGTGGAACCTGTGTTAATGTTGGCTGTGTCCCTAAGAAAGTCATGTGGTATGGAGCTCAAGTAGCAGAAACCATTAATAATTATGCAGCTGACTACGGTTTTGATGTAACAACTCAGGCCTTTCATTTCGATGTCTTGAAGCAAAATCGTCAGGCTTATATTGATCGTATTCATGATTCTTATGAACGTGGTTTTGATAGCAATGGTGTTGAACGTGTTTATGGCTATGCTACTTTTGTAGATGCTCATACAGTAGAAGTAGCTGGGGAACATTATACTGCACCGCATATTTTGATTGCGACGGGTGGTCATGCCTTACTGCCGGATATTCCTGGTAGTGAGTATGGTATTACTTCAGATGGCTTCTTTGAGTTAGATGCCATTCCTAAACGGACAGCAGTTGTTGGTGCTGGTTATATTGCTGTGGAAATTTCAGGTATTCTGCATGCTCTTGGCAGTGAGACACATCTTTTTGTCCGTCGGGATCGTCCCCTTCGCAAATTTGATAAGGAAATTGTTGGAACACTTGTGGACGAAATGAAAAAGGATGGTCCTCATCTTCATACTTTTTCAGTCCCTAAAGAAGTGATTAAAAATACTGATAATAGTCTAACACTTATTTTGGAAAATGGTGAGGAGTACACTGTTGATACATTGATTTGGGCAATTGGCCGTGCTGCCAATACAAAAGGTTTTAATCTGGAAGTGACTGGTGTCACATTAGATAGTAGAGGTTTTATTGCGACTGATGCATTTGAAAATACTAATGTTGAAGGTTTGTATGCTCTTGGAGATGTCAATGGAAAATTAGAATTAACACCAGTTGCTGTAAAGGCTGGCCGTCAACTGTCTGAACGCCTTTTTAACCATAAGCCTCAGGCTAAGATGGATTATAAGGATGTTGCTACCGTTATTTTCAGCCATCCAGTTATTGGTTCAATCGGCCTATCTGAAGAGGCGGCTTTAGATCAGTATGGTGAAGAAAATGTCACCGTTTATCGTTCAACTTTTACTTCAATGTATACGGCAGTAACCAGTCACCGTCAAGCTTGCAAGATGAAGTTGGTAACAGTAGGTGAGGATGAAAAGATTGTTGGTCTACATGGTATTGGTTATGGTGTTGATGAGATGATTCAAGGTTTTGCGGTTGCTATCAAAATGGGAGCAACTAAGGCTGATTTTGACAATACCGTTGCCATTCACCCAACAGGTTCAGAAGAGTTTGTCACTATGCGCTGA
- a CDS encoding glycosyltransferase family 2 protein, with protein MTEKIAILLPAYNEEITIQKVISDFKRVLPEADIYVYDNNSKDRTNELARQAGAIVRFESRQGKGNVVRSMFREINADYYIMVDADDTYPADEVQKLLDPLRSGKADMTIGDRLSNGTYAEENKRGFHGFGNNLVRLLVNHLYQGNYQDIMTGYRGFNRLFVKNFPVLSSGFEIETELSIHSLDKRFKLVEVPITYHDRPEGSESKLNTFSDGFKVLCMIFNLFKDYKPLIFFSLVTLFFFILGLIVGVPVVTEFAETGFIAKMPSAILATGFMILAALSFALGFILDTIVRQNRMQYELKIYDYYERNGRK; from the coding sequence ATGACAGAGAAAATTGCAATATTACTTCCAGCTTACAATGAAGAGATTACTATTCAAAAAGTTATCTCTGATTTTAAGCGAGTCTTACCGGAAGCTGACATTTATGTTTATGATAATAATTCTAAAGACAGAACAAATGAATTAGCTCGTCAAGCTGGTGCGATTGTTCGTTTTGAATCTCGTCAAGGAAAGGGAAATGTTGTTCGTTCAATGTTTCGTGAAATTAATGCAGATTACTATATCATGGTTGATGCAGATGATACCTACCCAGCAGACGAGGTGCAAAAGCTTTTAGATCCTTTACGTTCTGGTAAAGCTGATATGACCATTGGAGATCGTCTATCTAATGGGACTTATGCTGAAGAAAATAAGCGTGGGTTTCATGGCTTCGGCAATAATTTAGTACGACTTTTAGTTAATCACCTTTACCAAGGAAATTATCAGGATATTATGACGGGATATCGTGGCTTTAATCGTCTCTTTGTTAAGAATTTTCCTGTCTTATCATCAGGATTCGAGATTGAGACTGAATTGTCAATCCATTCGCTTGACAAACGTTTTAAACTAGTCGAAGTGCCTATTACATATCATGATCGTCCCGAGGGCAGTGAATCTAAACTGAATACCTTCTCGGATGGTTTTAAAGTACTTTGTATGATTTTTAATCTCTTTAAAGATTATAAGCCACTCATATTCTTTAGTCTTGTGACTTTATTTTTCTTTATTTTAGGTCTTATCGTAGGTGTTCCTGTTGTGACGGAATTTGCAGAAACAGGCTTTATTGCTAAAATGCCATCAGCTATTTTAGCAACAGGTTTTATGATTTTAGCAGCCTTGTCTTTTGCGTTAGGTTTTATTTTAGATACTATTGTTCGTCAGAATCGTATGCAATATGAACTGAAAATTTATGACTATTATGAGCGTAATGGCCGTAAATAG
- a CDS encoding CapA family protein gives MIKKTRDTKIIVICLAFVLFCLLLAGIHDLFLRTKQIDTSSNGVQRARVVANGDILYHDILYTSARKNDGSYDFDPYFEYVKSWISSADLAIGDFEGTISPDYPLAGYPLFNAPTEAAQSMKDTGYDVVDLAHNHILDSQLSGALNTVKTFNDLGLDTIGIYKEDRAKESFLIKKVNGIKIAILGYAYGYNGMESNLTEEEQAAHLSNLDEKKIKAELKSAEKKADVTIVMPQMGTEYALEPTEEQKTLYHKMIKWGADVIFGGHPHVAEPSEVVKQDGQKKFIIYSMGNFISNQSYENLQNYWTERGLLMDVTFEKKAGKTNIKTVKAHPTMVWSWGKGQTGSEGYEYKDYRVLILEDFIEGGKYRHKLDSAMKEKVDTAYKEMKELVNLKW, from the coding sequence ATGATTAAGAAGACGAGAGATACGAAAATCATAGTAATTTGTTTAGCTTTCGTTCTTTTCTGTTTGTTGCTGGCTGGCATTCATGATTTGTTTTTAAGGACAAAGCAAATAGACACATCATCAAACGGAGTCCAAAGAGCAAGAGTTGTGGCTAATGGTGATATTCTTTATCATGATATTCTCTATACCAGTGCCAGAAAAAACGATGGTTCCTATGATTTTGACCCTTATTTTGAATATGTTAAAAGTTGGATTTCTAGCGCTGATTTGGCTATTGGTGATTTTGAAGGAACCATTAGTCCTGATTATCCTTTAGCGGGTTATCCTCTTTTCAATGCCCCGACTGAAGCTGCTCAATCAATGAAAGATACAGGTTATGATGTCGTTGATTTGGCTCATAATCATATTCTTGACTCTCAGCTTTCGGGTGCTTTAAATACGGTTAAGACCTTTAATGACTTAGGATTAGATACGATTGGTATTTACAAAGAAGATCGTGCTAAAGAATCTTTTCTAATTAAGAAAGTCAACGGCATTAAAATTGCTATCTTGGGCTATGCTTATGGTTACAATGGGATGGAAAGCAATTTAACAGAAGAAGAGCAGGCTGCTCACCTTTCTAACCTTGACGAAAAGAAAATAAAAGCAGAACTCAAAAGTGCTGAGAAAAAAGCTGATGTGACCATTGTCATGCCGCAAATGGGGACGGAGTATGCTCTTGAGCCAACAGAGGAACAAAAAACACTCTATCATAAAATGATCAAATGGGGAGCGGATGTCATTTTTGGTGGACATCCTCATGTTGCTGAACCATCAGAGGTTGTCAAGCAAGACGGACAGAAGAAGTTTATCATTTATTCCATGGGCAATTTTATTTCTAACCAGTCCTATGAGAATTTACAAAATTATTGGACGGAACGTGGCTTGCTCATGGATGTCACTTTTGAAAAGAAAGCTGGCAAAACAAATATTAAAACGGTTAAAGCCCATCCAACCATGGTCTGGTCTTGGGGCAAGGGGCAAACAGGTTCAGAAGGTTATGAGTATAAGGATTACCGAGTCTTGATTTTAGAAGATTTTATCGAAGGCGGCAAATATCGTCATAAATTAGATAGTGCCATGAAAGAGAAGGTTGATACAGCCTATAAAGAAATGAAGGAATTGGTGAATTTAAAATGGTAG
- a CDS encoding bifunctional folylpolyglutamate synthase/dihydrofolate synthase — MNKTETLNWIHSFKAKGRQADLKRMNWLLEKLGNPQTTFPAIHIVGTNGKGSTCSYLQHILTASGYKTGSFTSPYITRFNERIAIDGKEISDQDLNKVISLVKPIVESVTVETQYEKVTEFELVTLLMFTYFAQINPVDIAIIEAGIGGLKDSTNVFKALAVVCPSISFDHQEKLGNSLAQIARQKVGVLDEKVPFIFGQMTSAVKQVFYKETQLLGCPTFECNKDFSFKENGKAFDFIYQDFLISAIHLKMLGQHQKANASLAIMTSLILAKVFPNINSKTIRTGLQSTIWPGRCELLQTNLLLDGAHNIDAITKLIQVLKDSFRDKTIHILFAGLKRKPIEKMLAQLAEFDLSVTSFDFFEALPLENYPLSYPRVDNWKNWITQATAHSDHLYVVTGSFYFISQVRNHLIEKTRLQ; from the coding sequence ATGAATAAAACAGAAACGCTCAATTGGATTCACTCCTTTAAAGCCAAGGGACGACAAGCTGATTTAAAACGCATGAATTGGCTCTTGGAAAAATTAGGCAATCCACAAACTACATTTCCTGCTATTCACATTGTTGGAACCAATGGTAAAGGATCTACATGTAGCTATTTACAGCATATTCTGACAGCATCAGGCTATAAAACGGGAAGCTTTACTTCTCCTTATATTACTCGCTTTAATGAACGTATTGCCATTGACGGGAAGGAAATTTCTGATCAGGACTTAAACAAGGTCATTTCGCTTGTCAAACCCATTGTTGAATCGGTAACCGTTGAAACCCAGTATGAAAAAGTCACCGAATTTGAACTCGTCACACTTCTTATGTTTACCTATTTTGCACAAATCAATCCTGTAGACATTGCCATCATTGAAGCAGGAATCGGTGGACTTAAGGATTCAACAAACGTTTTCAAAGCATTGGCGGTTGTCTGTCCTTCAATAAGTTTTGATCACCAAGAAAAACTGGGCAATAGTTTAGCACAAATTGCCCGCCAAAAGGTAGGAGTCTTAGATGAAAAGGTCCCCTTTATTTTTGGCCAAATGACTTCTGCAGTTAAACAAGTATTTTATAAAGAAACCCAATTATTAGGCTGCCCAACTTTTGAATGCAATAAAGACTTTTCTTTTAAGGAAAATGGCAAAGCTTTTGACTTTATTTATCAAGACTTTTTGATATCAGCTATTCACCTAAAAATGTTAGGACAACATCAAAAAGCTAATGCCAGTCTTGCCATTATGACGAGTTTAATTCTAGCTAAGGTATTTCCAAATATTAATTCCAAAACAATAAGGACTGGTCTTCAATCTACCATCTGGCCTGGACGTTGTGAACTATTACAAACTAATTTGCTGCTTGATGGCGCCCACAATATAGATGCTATTACAAAGCTGATTCAAGTGCTAAAAGACAGCTTTAGAGATAAAACCATTCATATTCTCTTTGCCGGGCTCAAACGTAAACCAATCGAAAAAATGTTAGCACAATTAGCTGAATTTGATCTCAGTGTTACGAGCTTTGATTTTTTTGAAGCCTTGCCTTTAGAAAATTACCCACTTAGCTATCCAAGAGTTGACAATTGGAAAAATTGGATAACTCAGGCAACAGCCCATTCAGACCATCTTTATGTTGTAACAGGATCTTTCTACTTCATTTCCCAAGTTCGTAATCACCTAATCGAAAAGACAAGGCTCCAATGA
- a CDS encoding DUF6556 family protein — translation MANNYSRRQQPTKKTKGTSRKRPTEHIKTGFSALQKSVAIIAGILGIITALITINNYRNSSHNDKKDSTSKTTIIKEKEVDDSNSNNNAANSQAENDSNNNNNSAESNQNQTATTANDSNSNSANQNQANSQSQANNQQNQNNANAGQ, via the coding sequence ATGGCAAATAACTATTCTCGTCGTCAACAACCCACTAAAAAAACAAAGGGGACAAGTCGGAAACGTCCGACTGAACATATCAAAACAGGTTTTTCAGCACTGCAAAAGAGTGTTGCTATTATCGCTGGTATTTTAGGGATTATTACCGCTTTGATTACTATTAATAATTATCGCAATAGTTCACACAATGATAAAAAAGATTCCACATCTAAAACCACTATCATCAAAGAAAAAGAAGTGGATGACTCAAATAGTAACAACAATGCTGCTAATTCTCAAGCTGAAAATGACAGCAATAACAATAATAATTCTGCAGAATCAAATCAAAACCAAACTGCAACAACAGCAAATGACAGTAACAGCAATTCGGCTAATCAAAATCAAGCCAATAGCCAATCACAAGCAAATAATCAGCAAAATCAAAACAATGCTAATGCTGGTCAATAA
- a CDS encoding GBS Bsp-like repeat-containing protein codes for MRKLKVALFASSILGMLAVSSYTAADTEDNQVTISHYNEQAGTFDVNAVQAANGKTIQSIDVAIWSEENGQDDLKWYHASNDGSNQLTVHFNAENHGSKVGSYIAHAYITYTDGNRVGVDLGKRKLSLSAPQLSLKQGGLQLFSKLKPGAADQLFSAVWSAENGQDDLHWYTADADGNTLAGYANHKGYGTYHVHTYLKQNGKMIPISAQDIDIPKPKVKIQIDKINDTSYDVVVNNVPPYISSVSIPVWSEQNGQDDLKWYQATKVADGIFKTTVYLKAHRFELGSYQAHIYGDSQLSKKLDGLGETHFNVPSIINYEDPQVTIDHYNINKGTFDVTVAETDNSKAIQSISAAVWSDANQANLYWYEAKQLANGKAAITADVQKHGNQTGSYNVHVYVHYNDGTTSGHVLANQQLNQIVHYQPSAVRITAYMNEKNTYPVGQCTWGVKELAPWIPNWLGNGGQWASTVAVKGFKIGTVPKVGAIACWSDGGYGHVAYVTHVESNNRIQVKEANYKNQQYISNFRGWFDPTTSYLGRLTYIYPD; via the coding sequence ATGAGAAAACTTAAAGTGGCACTTTTTGCAAGCAGTATTTTAGGAATGCTGGCTGTTAGTTCTTATACGGCAGCAGATACAGAGGATAATCAGGTGACGATTAGCCATTATAATGAACAGGCTGGAACTTTTGATGTCAACGCTGTACAGGCAGCCAACGGAAAAACTATTCAATCGATAGATGTTGCGATTTGGTCTGAAGAAAATGGGCAGGATGATTTGAAATGGTATCATGCCAGTAATGATGGGAGCAATCAATTGACAGTTCATTTTAATGCTGAGAATCATGGCAGTAAGGTAGGCTCTTATATTGCGCATGCTTATATTACCTATACAGATGGTAATCGAGTCGGGGTTGATTTGGGGAAACGAAAATTATCCTTATCTGCACCGCAATTATCCTTAAAACAAGGTGGCCTTCAACTATTTTCTAAGCTGAAACCTGGTGCAGCGGATCAACTTTTTTCAGCAGTTTGGTCGGCTGAGAATGGTCAAGATGATCTTCATTGGTACACGGCAGATGCTGACGGGAATACTTTGGCTGGCTATGCTAATCATAAAGGTTATGGAACTTACCATGTTCATACTTACCTTAAGCAAAATGGTAAGATGATACCAATTAGTGCTCAAGATATTGATATTCCTAAACCGAAAGTCAAGATTCAGATTGATAAAATAAATGATACCAGTTATGATGTTGTTGTTAATAATGTCCCCCCTTATATCAGTTCAGTATCCATTCCTGTGTGGAGTGAACAAAATGGCCAAGACGATTTGAAATGGTATCAGGCAACAAAAGTGGCTGATGGTATATTTAAAACAACTGTTTATTTAAAGGCACATCGTTTTGAATTAGGCAGCTATCAAGCTCATATTTATGGCGATAGCCAATTAAGCAAGAAACTGGATGGTCTAGGAGAAACTCATTTTAATGTTCCGTCTATTATTAACTATGAAGATCCTCAGGTAACTATTGATCATTATAATATTAACAAAGGAACGTTTGATGTGACTGTAGCTGAAACAGATAATTCAAAAGCGATACAATCAATCAGTGCTGCTGTTTGGTCTGATGCTAATCAAGCTAATCTTTATTGGTATGAAGCTAAACAGCTAGCAAATGGAAAGGCTGCAATTACTGCCGATGTTCAAAAGCATGGCAATCAAACAGGAAGCTACAATGTCCATGTTTATGTTCATTATAATGATGGCACGACTAGCGGACATGTTTTGGCTAATCAGCAGCTCAATCAGATTGTCCATTATCAACCTTCTGCAGTAAGAATAACAGCCTATATGAATGAAAAAAATACTTATCCAGTTGGTCAGTGTACTTGGGGAGTGAAAGAATTGGCTCCTTGGATACCTAATTGGCTTGGCAATGGCGGGCAGTGGGCAAGTACTGTAGCTGTTAAGGGATTCAAAATAGGAACTGTTCCTAAAGTTGGTGCTATTGCTTGTTGGAGTGATGGTGGTTATGGCCATGTTGCTTACGTTACCCACGTTGAGAGTAATAACCGTATTCAAGTGAAAGAAGCTAATTATAAGAATCAACAATATATTTCCAATTTTCGCGGATGGTTTGATCCCACGACTTCCTATTTGGGAAGATTAACTTATATTTATCCTGACTAA